The Brachyspira aalborgi genome has a segment encoding these proteins:
- a CDS encoding helix-turn-helix domain-containing protein: MKSVNKLNENKKTNPIGSNFIEYLAEEGILEECLALSSKELIVYQLRNIMKEEAITKQELANRMHTSRAAINRLLDENNQSVTLDTLEKAAKFLNKKLIIKFV, from the coding sequence ATGAAAAGCGTAAATAAATTAAATGAAAATAAAAAAACAAATCCTATAGGTTCTAATTTTATAGAATATTTGGCTGAAGAAGGAATTTTAGAAGAATGCTTGGCTTTATCTTCAAAAGAGTTAATAGTTTATCAATTAAGAAATATAATGAAAGAAGAAGCGATAACAAAACAAGAACTAGCAAATAGAATGCATACGAGCCGAGCTGCAATTAACAGATTATTAGACGAAAATAATCAATCGGTGACTTTGGATACTTTGGAAAAAGCGGCTAAATTTTTAAATAAGAAGTTGATTATTAAATTTGTATAA
- a CDS encoding sulfide/dihydroorotate dehydrogenase-like FAD/NAD-binding protein yields MGYKIVEREQWSEKVFMMKVVAPDIAKHRKAGNFIIFRLNEIGERIPLTIADADIKEGTITIVTQNIGYSTAKLMELQVGDEIMDIIGPLGQPTHIEKHDGIVLCVGGGVGIAPLHPIAQAHHNNGNRVISILGARDKSLIIMEDMMKKISEETLICTDNGSYGEKGLVTDMIKRVYDKGEKISEVIAIGPAIMMKFVAKLTKEYNLPTTVSLNPIMIDGTGMCGCCRVLVGTETKFACVEGPEFDGHLVDFDLLMKRQAMYKREEHECNLKLS; encoded by the coding sequence ATGGGGTATAAAATAGTTGAAAGAGAACAATGGTCTGAAAAAGTTTTTATGATGAAAGTTGTAGCTCCCGATATAGCAAAGCATCGTAAAGCTGGAAATTTTATTATTTTCAGATTAAACGAAATCGGCGAGAGAATTCCTCTCACTATAGCGGACGCGGATATTAAAGAGGGAACTATTACTATAGTGACTCAAAATATCGGATATTCTACGGCTAAACTTATGGAACTTCAAGTCGGCGATGAAATAATGGATATTATCGGTCCTTTAGGGCAACCTACTCATATTGAAAAACATGACGGAATAGTTTTATGTGTTGGCGGCGGAGTTGGAATCGCTCCTTTGCATCCAATCGCTCAAGCTCATCATAACAATGGGAATAGAGTTATTTCAATTTTGGGAGCGAGAGATAAATCATTAATAATTATGGAAGATATGATGAAAAAAATCTCCGAAGAAACTTTAATTTGCACTGACAATGGAAGCTATGGAGAGAAAGGACTTGTAACAGATATGATTAAAAGAGTTTACGATAAGGGCGAGAAAATATCCGAAGTAATTGCAATTGGTCCTGCAATAATGATGAAATTCGTAGCTAAACTTACAAAAGAATATAATCTTCCTACAACCGTTAGTTTAAATCCTATTATGATTGACGGAACGGGAATGTGTGGCTGCTGTAGAGTTTTGGTTGGAACTGAAACTAAATTTGCATGCGTTGAAGGACCGGAATTTGACGGGCATTTGGTAGATTTCGATTTATTAATGAAAAGGCAGGCAATGTATAAAAGAGAAGAACATGAATGTAATTTAAAATTAAGTTGA
- the rplS gene encoding 50S ribosomal protein L19, whose amino-acid sequence MEQKIRLAEAKYKKEAILPFEIGDTIKVWVKIIEGDRERLQAFEGVVISIRGKGISKSFIVRKISYGVGVERIFLINSPRIDHVDIVRKAKVRRAKLYYLRNKVGKKARLVERLGVKIPKHSDLIKAGESNNEIKNDENNNIANNENEIINNEAKSSDNNQ is encoded by the coding sequence ATGGAACAGAAAATTAGATTAGCGGAAGCAAAATACAAAAAAGAAGCGATTTTACCTTTTGAAATTGGCGATACGATAAAAGTTTGGGTAAAGATTATAGAAGGCGACAGAGAAAGATTGCAAGCTTTTGAAGGAGTCGTTATTTCGATTCGCGGAAAAGGAATAAGCAAAAGTTTTATTGTTCGTAAAATATCTTACGGAGTCGGAGTCGAAAGAATATTTTTAATTAACTCTCCGAGAATAGACCATGTCGATATTGTTCGTAAGGCTAAAGTCAGAAGGGCAAAATTATATTATTTGAGAAATAAAGTTGGAAAGAAAGCGAGATTGGTTGAAAGACTCGGAGTTAAAATTCCTAAACATTCCGATTTAATAAAAGCGGGGGAATCAAATAATGAAATAAAAAATGACGAAAATAATAATATAGCAAATAATGAAAATGAAATAATTAATAACGAAGCGAAATCTTCGGATAATAACCAATAA
- a CDS encoding class I SAM-dependent methyltransferase — protein sequence MKVINGILNLENKIVFTKIYKTNYWGSKESFSGQGSELKSTKTLRNRLIDIVKNYNMKSILDIPCGDFNWMKEIVNNFESYTGCDIVSEIVDANNNKYSNENIKFKVLNICSDKLDKVDLIFTRDCWQHLPLDYVIKAINNIKNSGSKYLIASSMPYIEDNLTNDINLGDCRYLNLEKPPFNFPKPILMIKEDYQYTAPDKYMGMWEISEL from the coding sequence ATGAAAGTAATTAATGGAATATTAAATCTGGAAAATAAAATTGTTTTTACCAAAATATATAAAACTAATTATTGGGGTTCAAAAGAAAGTTTTTCAGGGCAAGGTTCGGAATTAAAAAGCACGAAAACTTTAAGAAATAGATTGATAGATATAGTAAAAAATTATAATATGAAAAGCATATTGGATATACCTTGCGGAGATTTTAATTGGATGAAAGAAATAGTTAATAATTTTGAATCATATACGGGATGCGATATTGTATCCGAAATTGTCGATGCAAATAATAATAAATATTCCAATGAAAATATAAAATTTAAAGTTTTAAATATATGTAGCGATAAATTAGATAAAGTCGATTTAATATTTACGAGAGATTGTTGGCAACATTTACCGCTTGATTATGTTATAAAGGCTATAAATAATATAAAAAACAGCGGTAGTAAATATTTAATAGCAAGTTCTATGCCATATATAGAAGATAATTTAACAAATGATATAAACTTAGGCGATTGTAGATATTTGAATTTAGAAAAACCGCCTTTTAATTTTCCAAAACCTATTTTAATGATTAAAGAGGATTATCAATATACAGCTCCAGATAAGTATATGGGAATGTGGGAGATTAGCGAATTGTAA
- a CDS encoding type II toxin-antitoxin system HicA family toxin, with protein MKAKEIIKILKKNGYYFFNQKGSHMQFKQRLIKIK; from the coding sequence ATGAAAGCCAAAGAAATTATAAAAATATTGAAGAAAAACGGATATTATTTTTTTAATCAGAAAGGAAGCCACATGCAATTTAAACAAAGGTTAATAAAAATAAAATAA
- a CDS encoding type II toxin-antitoxin system HicB family antitoxin, giving the protein MKKNIERYIADIYKTNGGYNAIFYDFPGCISSGKTLEQTIKNSHAALQMHINAMIEDKEKIPKPSTLEEIIEDRKNKGYYKADLRVLIEAKIRKENKKRIDITLDENLIKIVDDITANRSEFISLAINEYVESHYKIN; this is encoded by the coding sequence ATGAAAAAAAATATAGAGAGATACATTGCCGATATATACAAAACGAACGGCGGATATAATGCGATATTTTACGATTTTCCAGGTTGCATAAGCTCGGGAAAAACTTTGGAGCAAACTATTAAAAATTCTCATGCGGCTTTACAAATGCATATAAACGCTATGATTGAAGATAAAGAAAAAATTCCTAAACCTTCAACGCTTGAAGAAATAATAGAAGATAGAAAAAATAAAGGTTATTATAAAGCCGATTTAAGAGTTCTTATAGAAGCGAAAATAAGAAAAGAAAATAAAAAAAGAATAGACATTACTCTTGATGAAAATTTAATTAAAATTGTTGACGACATAACGGCAAATAGAAGCGAATTTATAAGTTTAGCTATAAACGAATATGTTGAAAGTCATTATAAAATAAATTAA